Proteins co-encoded in one Synechococcus elongatus PCC 6301 genomic window:
- a CDS encoding Sll0314/Alr1548 family TPR repeat-containing protein produces the protein MNIRLVHRLIAASCAVVLCSTVGIPAGRAGDPFRSSNPQPISASTAAAFTAAFQQGNYPAAEQALQQALRQDSSDPLVFALAGSLAFAQQNRQAFADYARQTKSKAQAIAPQQPLRSQLYIAVGELMMAASTLLPQLTGDGGVPLAAVPQALQSLQTVYGSLRAAAQINPNDPELNLVQGFVDLIVATNLPLANPSGAIAKLEKASPRYLADRGIALGLRNLKRYPEAIQYVDRAIAAAPENPELRYLKAQILVEQSKATGDANLRRAAAAEFQKALAKSSQLPQPLVWQLFFEACNNQKTFDNRGQDCVSLRDQVTQAPGPWGPATLPPL, from the coding sequence ATGAATATTCGCTTGGTCCATCGTTTGATTGCTGCAAGTTGTGCGGTCGTTCTCTGCAGTACCGTCGGTATCCCCGCGGGGCGGGCTGGCGATCCTTTCCGCAGCAGCAATCCCCAGCCGATCAGTGCTTCGACGGCAGCAGCCTTTACCGCTGCCTTTCAACAGGGCAACTATCCCGCTGCCGAACAAGCCCTGCAGCAAGCGCTGCGCCAGGACTCTTCGGATCCTTTGGTGTTTGCCTTGGCGGGCAGCCTAGCGTTTGCCCAGCAAAATCGCCAAGCCTTTGCCGACTATGCTCGCCAAACCAAGAGCAAGGCCCAGGCGATCGCCCCTCAACAACCCCTGCGCAGCCAGCTCTACATTGCAGTGGGCGAGTTGATGATGGCGGCTTCAACCTTGCTGCCCCAACTGACGGGGGATGGAGGGGTGCCGCTGGCGGCTGTTCCCCAAGCCTTACAGTCCCTCCAGACGGTCTACGGCAGCTTGCGGGCGGCCGCTCAGATCAATCCCAATGATCCTGAGTTGAATCTGGTGCAAGGTTTCGTGGATTTGATAGTGGCGACCAATCTGCCCTTGGCCAATCCCAGCGGCGCGATCGCCAAGCTAGAAAAAGCCAGCCCGCGTTACCTTGCCGATCGCGGCATTGCTCTCGGACTGCGGAATCTCAAGCGCTATCCCGAAGCGATTCAGTACGTTGATCGGGCGATCGCGGCGGCTCCCGAGAATCCAGAGCTGCGCTATCTCAAAGCCCAAATCCTCGTGGAACAGAGCAAAGCCACCGGTGATGCCAATTTGCGGCGAGCGGCAGCAGCAGAATTCCAAAAGGCACTGGCAAAATCTTCGCAACTGCCGCAACCCCTGGTTTGGCAACTCTTTTTTGAAGCCTGCAATAACCAGAAGACCTTCGACAATCGCGGCCAAGACTGTGTGTCACTGCGCGATCAAGTGACCCAAGCGCCAGGCCCCTGGGGACCAGCTACTCTGCCGCCCCTCTAG
- the uvrB gene encoding excinuclease ABC subunit UvrB has protein sequence MTPFQLQARYQPMGDQPTAIAQLVEQVQAGAPYQTLLGATGTGKTFTIANVIAQVGRPALVLAHNKTLAAQLCNELREFFPNNAVEYFISYYDYYQPEAYIPVTDTYIAKTASINEEIDMLRHSATRNLFERRDVIVVASISCIYGLGIPSEYLKAAIPLEVGAEINMREVLRQLVDVQYSRNDLESGRGRFRVKGDVLEIGPAYEDRIIRVEFFGDEIDAIRYIDPVTGEILQSLDRLNIYPARHFVTPEERLEIAIAEIKEELNQQLLTLQAEGKLVEAQRLEQRTRYDLEMLQEVGYCNGVENYARHLAGREPGSPPECLIDYFPKDWLLVVDESHVTVPQLRGMYNGDQSRKKVLVDHGFRLPSAADNRPLKSEEFWEKVRQCIFVSATPGDWEIERSEEQIVEQVIRPTGVVDPEVFVRPTEGQVDDLLAEIQQRVRRQERALITTLTKRMAEDLTDYLSDRGVKVRYLHSEINSIERIEILQDLRNGDFDVLIGVNLLREGLDLPEVSLVAILDADKEGFLRTERSLIQTIGRAARHINGQAILYADRMTESMEKAISETERRRRIQLDYNQRHNITPQPIIKRSSNAILSFLEVSRRLNKQELEVAVSQADDLSLEEIPNLITQLEAQMKEAAKNLEFEEAAQYRDRIKKLRERLVGRH, from the coding sequence ATGACGCCCTTTCAACTGCAAGCCCGCTATCAACCGATGGGAGACCAACCGACTGCGATCGCGCAGTTGGTCGAACAAGTTCAGGCCGGTGCTCCCTATCAAACCTTGCTGGGCGCGACTGGAACGGGCAAGACTTTTACGATCGCCAACGTGATTGCGCAGGTGGGGCGCCCAGCCTTAGTACTGGCCCACAACAAGACCTTAGCGGCTCAGCTGTGCAATGAGCTGCGTGAGTTTTTCCCGAATAACGCCGTCGAGTATTTCATCAGCTATTACGACTACTATCAACCGGAAGCTTACATTCCGGTGACCGACACTTATATCGCCAAAACAGCTTCGATCAATGAAGAGATCGATATGCTTCGGCACTCCGCCACGCGAAACTTATTTGAGCGACGTGATGTAATTGTCGTTGCTTCAATTAGCTGCATCTATGGCTTGGGTATTCCTAGCGAGTATTTAAAAGCAGCAATCCCGCTAGAAGTCGGGGCTGAAATCAATATGCGCGAGGTTTTGCGACAACTCGTTGATGTTCAATACAGTCGCAATGATCTGGAGTCAGGTCGCGGTCGATTCCGGGTGAAAGGCGATGTCCTCGAAATCGGCCCAGCCTATGAGGATCGGATTATTCGGGTCGAATTTTTTGGTGATGAAATTGATGCGATTCGCTATATCGATCCAGTCACCGGCGAAATCCTCCAAAGCCTCGATCGCCTCAATATCTATCCTGCCCGTCACTTTGTGACGCCAGAAGAACGGCTGGAAATTGCGATCGCAGAAATCAAAGAAGAACTCAATCAGCAGCTCCTGACTTTACAAGCAGAAGGCAAACTGGTGGAGGCTCAGCGGCTCGAGCAACGCACCCGCTATGACCTCGAAATGCTGCAGGAAGTGGGCTACTGCAACGGCGTTGAAAACTATGCCCGCCATCTCGCTGGCCGCGAGCCCGGATCGCCCCCAGAATGTCTGATCGACTACTTCCCAAAAGATTGGCTCCTCGTTGTTGATGAATCCCACGTCACCGTTCCGCAGTTGCGGGGCATGTATAACGGTGATCAGTCTCGCAAAAAGGTTTTGGTGGATCACGGCTTCCGCTTGCCAAGCGCTGCAGATAACCGTCCACTAAAGTCGGAGGAATTTTGGGAGAAAGTGCGTCAGTGCATTTTTGTCTCAGCAACGCCTGGTGATTGGGAAATAGAGCGATCGGAAGAGCAGATTGTTGAGCAAGTGATTCGCCCGACAGGCGTGGTTGATCCCGAGGTTTTCGTTCGCCCCACGGAAGGACAAGTTGATGATCTCCTCGCTGAAATTCAGCAGCGGGTCCGTCGCCAAGAGCGAGCATTGATTACGACGCTGACCAAGCGAATGGCTGAGGATTTAACGGATTATTTGAGCGATCGCGGCGTTAAAGTTCGCTATCTCCACTCAGAGATCAACTCGATCGAACGAATTGAAATCCTGCAGGATTTGCGCAATGGCGATTTTGATGTCTTGATTGGGGTTAACTTGCTACGGGAAGGCTTAGACCTGCCAGAGGTATCCCTAGTCGCTATTTTGGATGCCGACAAGGAAGGCTTTTTGCGGACGGAACGCAGCCTCATTCAAACGATTGGGCGAGCAGCTCGCCACATCAATGGCCAAGCGATTCTGTATGCCGATCGCATGACCGAAAGTATGGAGAAGGCGATCAGTGAAACGGAACGACGGCGACGTATTCAATTGGATTACAACCAACGTCACAACATTACCCCTCAACCGATTATCAAGCGATCGAGCAACGCCATTCTCTCGTTCCTTGAAGTCTCGCGGCGGCTGAATAAGCAAGAGTTAGAAGTAGCAGTCAGTCAAGCCGATGATCTCTCCCTCGAAGAGATTCCCAACTTGATTACGCAACTAGAAGCCCAGATGAAAGAGGCCGCTAAAAATCTGGAATTTGAGGAGGCTGCTCAATACCGCGATCGCATTAAGAAATTACGTGAACGACTGGTGGGTCGCCACTAA
- a CDS encoding DUF3531 family protein, whose protein sequence is MQIEFREFNPFDCWIWVEFSTVPAPLEQQYLEELFDSWFFLGKLGGFNAENLQAQEEGLELSYMSYQSAQERSSLAALMHNMGEVEYQGRWARCWFDLGTSDAIALDVLLNALQRLSEEMVGLEQVFVGGENADWPSPGRRSLDFAADDWN, encoded by the coding sequence ATGCAAATTGAATTTCGTGAATTTAACCCCTTTGACTGCTGGATTTGGGTGGAATTTAGTACTGTCCCTGCGCCCTTAGAGCAGCAATATCTAGAGGAATTGTTTGACTCCTGGTTTTTCCTAGGCAAGCTAGGTGGCTTCAATGCTGAAAACCTGCAAGCTCAAGAAGAGGGCTTAGAACTGAGTTATATGAGCTATCAGTCAGCTCAAGAGCGTTCTAGCCTGGCCGCCCTGATGCACAACATGGGAGAAGTCGAGTATCAAGGGCGTTGGGCTCGCTGCTGGTTTGATCTGGGTACCAGTGACGCGATCGCTTTAGACGTATTGCTGAATGCCCTTCAGCGTCTGAGCGAAGAAATGGTTGGGCTAGAGCAAGTCTTTGTCGGTGGTGAAAATGCCGACTGGCCCTCACCCGGACGCCGTAGCTTGGACTTTGCCGCAGACGACTGGAATTAG
- a CDS encoding HAD family hydrolase, translating to MISFQVPQAIQQANLSAVRLIVSDLDGTLTASDRLSAALIEAFEQLAAAEIRVLISTGRSVGWGMALAQYLPVAGVMTENGGAICWPEQAPIILSPIAAIADHRQQLQQCFQQIQQHWPQLQAAADNAFRQTDWAFDVTGLTEADLTQIAAIAMGQGLDFVYSAVQCHLLPRGQSKGRSLWQVCQSTFPALQPEQIVTVGDSPNDASLFAEFPLSVGVANLVPYLHRLPQPPRYLCQQPEVAGFLELVEVLLRDRA from the coding sequence GTGATCTCGTTCCAAGTGCCCCAGGCGATCCAGCAGGCCAACCTTAGTGCCGTTCGCTTGATCGTCAGCGATCTTGACGGGACTCTGACAGCGAGCGATCGCTTGTCTGCGGCTCTGATCGAAGCCTTCGAACAGCTGGCAGCGGCTGAAATAAGAGTGCTCATCAGCACGGGGCGATCGGTGGGTTGGGGCATGGCCTTGGCCCAATACCTGCCGGTGGCAGGCGTGATGACCGAGAACGGCGGCGCGATTTGCTGGCCGGAACAAGCACCGATTATCCTCAGCCCGATCGCTGCGATCGCCGATCACCGTCAGCAGTTGCAGCAGTGTTTCCAGCAAATCCAGCAGCATTGGCCCCAGCTGCAAGCAGCGGCTGATAATGCCTTTCGGCAAACGGACTGGGCCTTTGATGTGACAGGGCTAACGGAAGCCGACCTGACCCAAATAGCTGCGATTGCCATGGGGCAAGGGTTAGATTTTGTCTATAGCGCCGTTCAGTGTCACTTGCTGCCGCGCGGCCAAAGCAAAGGGCGATCGCTCTGGCAAGTTTGCCAATCAACTTTTCCTGCGTTGCAGCCTGAGCAAATTGTGACCGTGGGCGATAGCCCCAACGACGCCAGCCTCTTTGCCGAGTTTCCTCTGAGTGTCGGTGTGGCCAATCTAGTGCCGTACCTTCATCGTCTGCCCCAGCCCCCACGTTACCTTTGTCAGCAACCGGAAGTGGCAGGTTTCCTGGAACTAGTTGAGGTGCTGCTGCGCGATCGCGCTTAG
- a CDS encoding FHA domain-containing protein: MSIISLDTRVKVGNTDYALSELFELVDQQTSDYGTSLNALKQAVVSGDLTIIQQVLQNSAAALRSLASLQNTLEKVLTLDLADPAQPEHVFIVEDSRGATELKLYKSHYTIGKADSCDIRLHSIYASRQHATLVRFLTENGEVRYRLIDGDPETSRRSANGTYVNNRSITECDLKHYDQILFGADVKATYFYLSPQFRSLTGLQDPTVSLSPDSTTEFEA; the protein is encoded by the coding sequence GTGTCGATCATCAGCCTCGATACTCGAGTCAAAGTTGGCAATACCGACTATGCGCTTTCGGAGCTGTTCGAATTGGTCGATCAGCAAACCAGCGACTATGGAACCTCCCTCAATGCACTAAAGCAGGCGGTGGTTTCGGGTGATCTGACGATCATCCAACAAGTGCTCCAAAACAGTGCTGCAGCTCTGCGAAGCTTGGCTTCTCTGCAAAACACGTTGGAAAAGGTGCTGACCCTCGACTTGGCAGATCCAGCCCAGCCGGAACACGTCTTTATTGTTGAAGATTCGCGTGGTGCAACCGAGCTCAAGCTCTATAAATCTCACTACACCATTGGTAAGGCTGATTCCTGCGATATCCGCCTCCATTCCATCTATGCCTCACGGCAGCATGCCACGTTGGTGCGCTTCCTGACAGAAAACGGTGAGGTTCGCTATCGCCTGATCGACGGAGATCCAGAGACAAGTCGCCGCAGTGCCAATGGCACCTACGTCAACAATCGCAGCATTACCGAGTGTGACCTTAAGCACTACGACCAAATTTTGTTTGGTGCGGATGTCAAAGCTACCTACTTCTATCTCAGTCCACAGTTCCGTAGCCTGACCGGTCTCCAAGATCCGACGGTGAGTCTGTCGCCGGATAGCACCACTGAATTCGAAGCGTGA
- a CDS encoding cytosine deaminase: MILSLVLPESDRYCLQQARVPQAVLTDWSSLGQPDWEGNFLIDLEIDRGKICAIAPTQSSAGNVASLDLQGRQLWPGFVDIHTHIDKGHIWPRSPNPDGSFDGALTTAIADSQTHWNSDELLVRMEFSLRCAYAHGTVALRTHLDSAGDLAAQGFTVFQELRERWRDRLTLQAASLVSLDHYQGVAGERLADLVAAAGGLLGGVTFPSPALDEQLDRLLDLARDRQLDLDLHVDESLNPSDRTLLQVAAAVQRNGFTGKVLCGHCCSLSVQPEADLPIQLQAVQAAGLGIVSLPLCNSYLQDRQAGRTPRLRGIAPVQEIQAAGIPTFLSSDNSRDPFYAYGDLDMVEVFRESVRIGQLDHPGSPWPAAVTRTPADWIGLPDQGRIAIGARADFVIFNARSFTELLARPQSDRLIVRNGRAIAPELPDYAELDAILAQ; the protein is encoded by the coding sequence GTGATCCTGTCTCTTGTCTTGCCTGAGAGCGATCGCTACTGTCTGCAGCAAGCGCGGGTTCCACAAGCAGTCCTCACTGACTGGAGCAGCCTCGGTCAACCCGATTGGGAAGGTAACTTTCTGATCGATCTTGAGATCGACAGGGGCAAGATTTGTGCGATCGCCCCCACCCAGTCCAGCGCTGGCAACGTCGCCAGTCTGGATTTACAGGGTCGGCAACTCTGGCCCGGATTTGTCGATATCCACACCCACATCGATAAAGGACATATCTGGCCGCGCAGTCCCAATCCTGACGGCAGTTTTGATGGCGCTTTGACGACGGCGATCGCGGATTCTCAAACCCACTGGAATTCCGATGAGTTGCTGGTGCGGATGGAATTTAGCCTGCGCTGTGCCTACGCCCACGGCACGGTCGCGCTACGCACCCATCTCGATTCTGCAGGTGATTTGGCAGCCCAGGGCTTCACTGTTTTTCAGGAATTACGGGAACGCTGGCGCGATCGCCTGACGCTCCAAGCCGCTTCGCTAGTCTCCCTCGATCACTATCAGGGGGTAGCAGGAGAGCGGCTCGCCGATTTGGTAGCGGCAGCAGGCGGTCTACTCGGTGGAGTAACTTTTCCGTCGCCAGCCTTGGATGAGCAACTCGATCGCCTGCTGGATCTTGCCCGCGATCGCCAGCTCGATCTGGATTTGCATGTGGATGAAAGCCTCAATCCAAGCGATCGCACTCTGCTGCAGGTAGCTGCTGCCGTCCAACGCAACGGCTTCACCGGTAAAGTGCTCTGCGGCCACTGTTGTAGCTTGTCCGTACAACCCGAGGCAGACTTACCGATTCAGTTACAGGCAGTGCAAGCGGCGGGACTGGGGATTGTCTCACTACCGCTCTGCAATTCCTACCTACAGGATCGGCAGGCCGGTCGGACGCCACGATTGCGCGGTATTGCCCCAGTTCAAGAAATCCAAGCGGCAGGGATTCCCACCTTCCTCTCCAGCGACAACAGCCGCGATCCCTTCTATGCTTACGGCGATTTGGACATGGTCGAAGTCTTTCGAGAGTCGGTGCGAATTGGGCAGCTCGATCATCCTGGGTCACCTTGGCCTGCTGCCGTCACCCGTACGCCGGCGGATTGGATAGGACTGCCAGATCAAGGCCGGATTGCGATCGGGGCGCGGGCTGATTTCGTGATTTTTAACGCCCGTTCTTTCACAGAACTGCTGGCTCGCCCCCAAAGCGATCGCCTGATTGTGCGCAATGGCCGCGCGATCGCGCCGGAACTGCCTGACTATGCTGAATTAGATGCAATCTTGGCGCAGTAG
- a CDS encoding RpoD/SigA family RNA polymerase sigma factor → MNVQERRNLNAAVERHTSDHVSWYLSSIGRIPLLTAEEEVELSRKVQLMMALLENPDAESNSENQAVLQAGQRAKTKMLKANLRLVVSVAKKYQNQGLELLDLIQEGSLGLERAVEKFDPALGYKFSTYAYWWIRQSMTRAIDNHARTIRLPIHVSEKISRIKKMTRELTHQLKRLPSRAEIAEALKLPLQDVEMLLSQSTPCTSLDAQARGDDGRSFLGDLIPDPKSLEPMDAMDRHIQHEQISTWLAHLTEREQQVLQLRFGLHDGEQHTLAEIGRRLNVSRERIRQVEARALQKLRVLSQQPLCPEAC, encoded by the coding sequence ATGAACGTACAGGAACGCCGAAACCTGAACGCAGCGGTTGAGCGACACACCAGTGATCATGTCAGCTGGTATCTCAGTTCAATCGGTAGAATTCCGCTCCTCACTGCCGAGGAAGAGGTTGAACTCTCACGCAAGGTTCAACTGATGATGGCATTGTTGGAAAACCCAGATGCCGAGAGCAATTCAGAGAACCAAGCGGTCTTACAGGCCGGTCAAAGAGCGAAAACAAAAATGCTCAAAGCCAACCTCCGGTTGGTTGTGAGTGTTGCGAAGAAATACCAGAATCAAGGCCTAGAACTACTCGACTTGATCCAAGAAGGGTCACTTGGTTTAGAGCGAGCAGTTGAAAAATTTGACCCAGCCTTGGGTTATAAATTCTCGACCTACGCTTACTGGTGGATTCGCCAAAGCATGACTCGGGCGATCGACAATCATGCCCGCACGATTCGTCTTCCCATTCATGTCAGCGAGAAAATTAGCCGCATCAAAAAAATGACGCGAGAGCTGACTCATCAGCTCAAGCGATTGCCCAGCCGTGCCGAAATCGCTGAGGCGTTAAAGTTGCCGCTTCAAGATGTAGAAATGCTGCTCAGCCAATCGACCCCCTGCACCAGCTTGGATGCCCAAGCACGGGGCGACGATGGCCGCAGCTTCTTGGGAGACTTGATTCCGGATCCCAAGAGTCTAGAGCCGATGGACGCCATGGATCGCCACATCCAGCACGAGCAAATCTCGACTTGGTTGGCACACCTGACCGAACGTGAGCAGCAGGTCTTGCAACTGCGCTTTGGTCTCCACGACGGCGAGCAACACACCTTGGCGGAAATTGGTCGGCGGCTGAATGTGTCCCGCGAACGGATTCGTCAAGTTGAAGCTCGGGCACTGCAAAAACTGCGGGTCTTGAGTCAACAACCGCTTTGCCCAGAGGCTTGCTAG
- a CDS encoding DevA family ABC transporter ATP-binding protein gives MSSDAVVSIRNLDHFYGHDSLQKQVLFDVGFDLNPGEIVLLTGPSGCGKTTLLTLIGGLRSVQAGTLSVLGQELHGASQRQRVEVRRNIGYIFQAHNLLRFLTASQNVQMTLDLQADLNWDERIARSHQMLEAVGLGDHLDYYPENLSGGQKQRVAIARALVGRPKLVLADEPTAALDRQSGRDVVDLMQQLAKEQGCTILLVTHDNRILDIADRILEMEDGRLVKGGLTSPVLQKA, from the coding sequence ATGAGCAGCGACGCAGTGGTCTCCATTCGGAACCTCGACCATTTCTATGGCCATGACTCGCTGCAGAAACAAGTCTTGTTTGATGTCGGCTTTGACCTTAACCCAGGCGAAATTGTCCTGCTGACTGGCCCCTCGGGCTGCGGCAAAACGACCCTCCTTACCCTGATTGGGGGCTTGCGATCGGTGCAGGCCGGCACCCTCAGCGTTCTGGGCCAAGAGTTACACGGTGCTAGTCAGCGCCAGCGCGTTGAAGTGCGCCGCAACATTGGCTATATCTTTCAGGCCCACAATCTTCTCCGCTTCTTGACTGCCAGCCAAAACGTGCAGATGACCTTAGACCTGCAGGCAGATCTCAACTGGGATGAACGCATCGCTCGATCGCATCAAATGCTAGAGGCAGTTGGCCTTGGCGATCATCTCGACTACTATCCCGAAAACTTATCCGGCGGTCAAAAGCAACGGGTTGCGATCGCCCGCGCCTTGGTGGGCCGTCCCAAACTGGTGCTGGCCGATGAACCCACCGCTGCCCTCGATCGTCAGTCGGGGCGGGATGTCGTAGACCTGATGCAGCAGCTTGCGAAAGAGCAGGGCTGCACGATTCTGCTGGTCACCCACGACAATCGCATCCTAGATATTGCCGATCGCATTTTAGAAATGGAAGATGGTCGCCTTGTGAAAGGTGGACTGACCAGCCCTGTGCTCCAGAAAGCCTAA
- a CDS encoding FAD-binding oxidoreductase, with protein sequence MVDWTAVDLALADIESDRDRATCQRLSLDYAHFSPILWPQLQDRAADRVLYPRSEADLLAIARVCVQEQIPLTVRGAATGNYGQCTPLHGGLLVDLTAFDQIVWQRESRLRVQAGAKLAAIDRALRPSRWELRWAPSTYRTATIGGFFAGGSGGIGSITHGQLRDRGNLLGAKVLTLEAEPRFVELQGEAVQAINHAYGCTGLITELEIPLAPAYDWQECMVDFPSWAAALDFAQAIAEADGLIKKMVCVLADPIPSFCKALKDSWQTGESAVLLLLTEPSLEGATAIASELGGRISWQRSPQDQPLFTLMEQSWNHTTLHARSVDPVWTYLQMLLPLGEEAQFIRHIQQDWGNNLLWHLELIRSHGQVRVAALPLVRFEGRDRLQQLTDQLTAAGAILFDPHTYCLEDGGMKQIDLQQLTFKEQVDPQGLFNPGKMRAWREKYGDRTV encoded by the coding sequence ATGGTGGATTGGACAGCAGTAGATCTAGCGCTGGCTGACATTGAAAGCGATCGCGATCGGGCGACCTGTCAGCGCCTGTCCTTGGACTACGCCCATTTCAGTCCGATCCTCTGGCCACAATTGCAAGATCGGGCCGCCGATCGCGTCCTCTATCCCCGTAGCGAAGCGGATCTATTGGCGATCGCGCGGGTCTGCGTGCAAGAGCAAATCCCTTTGACGGTGCGCGGTGCAGCCACGGGTAATTACGGACAATGCACGCCGCTCCACGGAGGATTGCTAGTCGATCTCACCGCTTTTGATCAAATTGTTTGGCAGCGTGAATCTCGCTTACGAGTTCAGGCGGGCGCAAAACTGGCTGCGATCGATCGCGCCCTGCGTCCGAGTCGGTGGGAACTCCGCTGGGCACCGTCGACCTACCGCACAGCCACCATCGGTGGGTTCTTTGCAGGCGGCAGCGGTGGCATTGGCTCGATCACCCATGGACAACTGCGCGATCGCGGCAATCTGTTGGGGGCTAAGGTGCTGACCTTGGAAGCAGAACCGCGCTTTGTCGAGCTACAAGGCGAAGCCGTGCAAGCGATCAACCATGCCTACGGTTGCACGGGCTTGATCACCGAGCTGGAGATTCCGCTCGCGCCCGCCTACGACTGGCAGGAATGCATGGTCGATTTCCCGAGCTGGGCTGCTGCTTTGGATTTTGCCCAAGCGATCGCCGAGGCGGATGGCTTGATCAAGAAGATGGTCTGCGTTCTCGCCGACCCGATCCCTAGTTTTTGTAAAGCGCTCAAGGATTCTTGGCAAACAGGCGAAAGCGCTGTGTTGCTACTCCTGACAGAGCCGAGTTTAGAAGGGGCGACGGCGATCGCCTCAGAACTGGGAGGCCGGATCAGTTGGCAGCGATCGCCCCAGGATCAACCGCTGTTCACCTTGATGGAGCAGAGCTGGAATCACACCACCCTCCATGCCCGCAGCGTTGATCCAGTTTGGACCTATCTGCAAATGTTGCTGCCCTTGGGAGAAGAAGCGCAGTTCATCAGGCACATTCAACAGGACTGGGGCAACAACCTGCTCTGGCATTTGGAATTGATCCGCAGCCATGGTCAAGTCCGAGTCGCAGCCCTACCCTTGGTGCGCTTTGAAGGGCGCGATCGCCTCCAACAACTCACTGATCAGCTGACCGCAGCCGGCGCGATCCTATTTGATCCGCATACCTACTGCCTCGAAGACGGCGGCATGAAGCAAATTGATCTTCAGCAGTTGACCTTTAAGGAGCAAGTCGATCCCCAAGGACTGTTCAATCCGGGTAAGATGCGTGCCTGGCGCGAGAAGTACGGCGATCGTACGGTCTGA
- a CDS encoding ABC transporter ATP-binding protein, with the protein MERLRSLKPLTLQLDGISYHPPASSRPILDNISFDLGFPELGLIVGPSGSGKTTLLELLAGLIIPQQERVTWRDQDLNYLQLRQLAGLVFQFPERHFCGHTVLEELRLGHPEISRDQVKSALVSVGLGDLPFSASPYQLSGGQQRRLALAVQLIRQPCILLLDEPTAGLDWSMRRQLIQLFQELKQTWGLLIVTHEPQELAAIADRQWGIVQGRLEPWPVQPSAQALDQQISIC; encoded by the coding sequence ATGGAACGGTTGCGATCGCTTAAGCCTTTGACCCTGCAACTGGACGGCATTTCGTACCATCCTCCCGCGAGTTCACGGCCCATCTTAGACAATATCAGCTTCGATCTGGGCTTCCCGGAGCTAGGTTTGATTGTTGGCCCCAGCGGTTCTGGCAAAACGACGCTGCTAGAACTCCTCGCCGGTTTGATAATTCCACAACAGGAGCGAGTCACCTGGCGTGATCAGGATTTGAACTATCTCCAACTACGGCAGCTCGCTGGGCTAGTCTTTCAGTTTCCTGAGCGGCATTTCTGCGGCCATACCGTGCTGGAGGAGTTGCGCCTCGGACATCCTGAAATCAGTCGCGATCAGGTCAAATCGGCTCTAGTTTCGGTGGGGCTGGGGGATTTACCTTTTTCTGCTTCGCCTTACCAACTCAGCGGCGGTCAACAGCGGCGGTTGGCACTCGCAGTGCAGTTGATTCGCCAGCCCTGCATTTTGCTGTTGGATGAACCGACAGCCGGCCTCGATTGGTCAATGCGTCGTCAGTTGATTCAGCTGTTTCAGGAACTGAAGCAAACCTGGGGGTTGCTGATCGTCACCCATGAACCGCAGGAACTGGCCGCGATCGCTGATCGCCAGTGGGGAATTGTCCAAGGTCGGCTGGAACCCTGGCCAGTGCAGCCGTCAGCCCAGGCATTGGACCAGCAGATTAGCATTTGTTAA